The genomic DNA GGCCTTATGATCGGCGACTATCTGACCACCCGGGGCGGCGACGCCGACGCCGACCTCGCCGCGCTGAGCCGGGCCGGACTGATCCCGGCAAAGGAGTGATCCGCATGACCCGAAACGCCCTGCCCGATTCCCCCCTGGCCTCCCTGCACAAGCTCGTCTGGACCGCGCTCTCGGCCGCCCTCATCGGTGCCGGCGCGTACCTCATCGTGCCCATCGGCCCGGTGCCGGTGTCCATGCAGCCCTTCTTCATCTTCCTGGCCGGATACCTGCTCGGCCCCCGGCACGCGGTTCTGGCGATGGCCCTGTACCTCCTGGCCGGAACCATCGGCCTGCCCGTGTTCGCGGGCGGCAAGTCCGGACTCGGATACCTGCTCGGCCCCACGGGCGGCTACCTGATCGGTTTTTTGGGCACGGCCTTCGTCTGCGGCCTGGCCCGCACCCGGGAAGGCGCCCTGCCCTGGTTCCGGGGCACACTGGCCGGACTGGCCGCCGTGTGCGTCGCCTACGCCCTGGGCGCGGCCTGGCTCAAGACCGTCCTGGACCTCAGTTGGACCAAGGCCGCGGCCGTGGGCGTGCTGCCCTTCATTCCCTGGGACATCATCAAGGTGGTCGCGGCGCTGGCCGCCGCCCGGCACATGGTCCGCCTGGGTCTGACGCCCGACGGCCGCCAGGCGTAACCGCCCGTACCCACTGGACAGCCGGGGGCGTCTGTGCTTTGATGCGCTCCCGCCCATAACCTGATAGGATGTCCGCAATGAAGACCACCCCCCTGACTGATATCCACCGCCTGACCTGGACCGCGCTCATGGCCGCCCTCATCGGAGCCGGCGCCTACCTGAACCTGCCTATCGGGCCGGTTCCCGTCTCCCTGCAAACCTTTTTCGTCGCCTTGGCCGGATTCGCACTGGGCCCCAAACGGGGCGCGCTGGCCGTTGGCCTGTACCTCCTGGCCGGAATCGCCGGGCTGCCCGTTTTCGCGGGCGGCAAGTCCGGCCTGGGACACCTGTGCGGCCCCACCGGCGGCTTCCTGATCGGCTTCATTTTCTACGCCTTCATCGCGGGACTGGCCCGTACCGACGAGAGCATCTCCTGGGCGCGCGGATTCGTCTTCGGCATCCTGGGCATGGTCGTCCTCTTCACCATGGGCGCGGCCTGGCTCAAGTTTTCCCTCGACCTGACCTGGACCAGGACCTGGGCGGCGGGAGTGGCCCCGTTCATCCTCTGGGGCCTCATCAAAACCTCGCTCGCCGTCATCACGGGCAGACACCTTATCCGCGTCGGGCTCCTGCCCATGCGCACCTGATCGGAATGCCCATGGCGGTTCACGGCTTCCCCCGGCTACAGGCCGACACAAAAACGATGGCCTTCCTGCGCAGCTTCCTGCGCTGCTATCTGGCGGGCGCGGCCTTCAACACACGGGGAATGCAGAACATTGGGCTCATGTACGCCATGCAGCCGGGACTCCGGGCCATCCACCAGGACCCCAAGGAACTCCGCACCGCCCTCAAGCGCTATGCGCGCCATTACCAATCGCACCCGTTCTGGACTCCGTGCATGGTCGGCATCCTCCTGAACGTGGAGACCACCATCAGCGCCGGGCACTTCCCGGCGCACATGCTGTCCAAGGTCCGGGACACCACCAGCTACACCCTGTCCGCCATCGGCGATTCCGTCTTCGCGGGCAGCCTGCTCATCTTCTGGGCTCTGCTGACCATCTGTCTGCTCCTGACCGGATACCCGGTCGCGGCCTTCCTGCTGGGGCTGTTCATGTTCATCGGACTCCAGGCGTTCCGCGCATACACCTTCGCGGGCGGGGTGAAGCAGGGATTCCGCTTCCTGGAAAAACTCCGGCGGTGGGACCTCATCAACTGGGGCACCAAGGTCAAGTACGCCAACGCGGCCCTGCTGCTATGGCTGTGGACGCTCATCTGGCCGCGCCCTTACGACTGGTGGGAATTCGTCATCGGCCTGGCCGCGCTCATGCTCTTCGGACGCTATGTGCGCACCGGCATCCTCTCGCGGGTGTTGGCCGTAGCCGTATTCGTCGGCTTCATCGAACTTTTTCCGTGGATCGAGGCACTCGCCGAACACGCTTTTGGCTTGTGATTTCCTTCCCAATCGGACATAACCACGACGTGAAAAGCAGGTTTATATAATGACGGACGCAAACAATAATACCGACGAAGCGCCGGAATACCTATCAAGGAAGGTCATCGTCGCCTCCGAGAACGGGCTGCACGCCCGGCCCGCGGGACGACTGGCGCAGGAGGCCCAGGCCTTCGAAGCGAACATCTCCCTGGTGCACGACGGCCAGACGGTGGACGCCAAATCCATCCTTGATATACTGACCCTGGCCGCAGGCCCGGGCAACATGGTGGAGCTTCGCGCCGAAGGCTCGGACGCCGAAGCCGCGCTCAATCGGCTTGAAGCATTGTTCCTGAACAAATTCGAAGAGGCATAAATGGCAGACACGACCCTCACGGGCATACCGGTCGCCACCGGCATTGCCATCGGCAAGGCCTATTTCGTCAACCGGAATCACATGGCGAACCTGCCTCGGCAGATCGTCGCCGCCGAAGACATGCCCGCGGAGATCGAACGCCTCCACGCCGCCTTCAAGTCCGTGGAAAAGGAGCTGGCCTCCATCCGCGAACAGGTGCCCGAAGAGCTCAAGAGCCACGGTTCCCTTATCGATACACATCTGATGATGCTCAAGGACCCCAAGCTGTCCGGGTCCGCCGAAAAATATATCGAAACCCTGGGCCTGAACGCGGCCTGGGCGCTCGAAAAGGCCGTCTCCGACCAGGAGGCCGCCTTCGAGGCCATCAAGGACCAGTACATTCGCGAACGTATGCAGGACGTGCGCGTGGTGGCCGAAAAAGTCCAGATCAAGCTCATGGGCGTCAAGTCCGACCTGAACTCCATCTCCGGCCGAGCCATCATCATGGCCCACGACCTGACCCCGGCGGACACCGTCGAGCTTCAGGTGGACAAGATCATGGCCTTCGCCACAGTGCGCGGCGGCAAAACCTCCCACACCGGCATCATGGCCCGGTCCCTCAACATCCCCGCCCTCGTGGGCGTGGGCAGGCTTGAGGAAATCCACGACGGCGATCTGGTCATCATCGACGGGCTGACCGGAAAAATCGTGGTCAACCCCACCGAATCTGAGCTGGCCGACTACAACGAACGGGCCGCCCTGTTCGAGGACTACACGCGCAAGATACGTCGCCACTGCCACCTGCCCGCCGAGACCTTCGACGGCTCCCGCGTCATGGTCCAGGCCAACATAGAGCTGGTGGAGGAAGTCACGGCGGTGCTGGACAACGGCGGCGAGGGCGTGGGCCTGTACCGCACGGAATACGCCTACCTCAACCGGACCAGCCTGCCCACCGAGGAAGAGCTGGCCGAAAAATACATTGACCTGGCCGCCATCATGGCCCCGCGAAAGGTGGTCTTCCGCACCCTCGACCTCGGCAGCGACAAATTCATCTCCACCTTCGGCGAACTCAACGAGACCAACCCGGCCATGGGTCTGCGCGCCATCCGCTTCTGCCTCAAGAACCCGCAGCTGTTCAAAACACAGCTCCGGGCCATCCTGCGCGCCTCGGCCTACGGCAACGTCTCGCTCATGTTTCCAATGATCTCGGGCGTCAAGGAGATCCGCCAGGCAAAGGCGTGGCTGGCCCAGGCCAAGGCCGAACTGCGCCGCGAAGGCGTGAAGTACGATCCGGACATGCCGCTGGGGACCATGATCGAACTGCCCGCCGCCGTGTTCATCGCCGAGTTCCTGGCCCATGAGGTGGACTTCTTCTCCATCGGGACCAATGACCTCATCCAGTACTCCATCGGCGTGGACCGGACCAACCGCCACGTGTCCTATCTCTACCAGCCCCTGCACCCCGCAACGCTGCGAGCCATCAAATTGGTGGTTGACGCCGCGCACCAGGCAGGCATAGAAGTGTCCCTTTGCGGTGAGGTGGCGTCGGACCCGTTCTGCGTGCCCATCCTGCTCGGAATGGGCATCGACTCCATCTCCATGACCCCCCAGGCCATTCCCGGAATCAAACGGATCATCCGGCAGACGAACATGCACGACTGCCGTCTGCTCCTCAAGGATGTTCTGGAATGCCGCACGGTCAGCCGCATCAACAATCTGGTGATGGACAACATCTTCAAGCACTTTCCAGAAGAAGTCACCTTCTTCTCCTCCCTGCTCGAAAACGACGAGCAACCCAGTTAAATCATGGCCAAAAAGAAAAAGAACAAGACCCTTTCCCCCGACACCATCGCGGTCAACAAGCAAGCCCGCCGCCTCTACGAGATCCTTGAGACCCTGGAGGCGGGCATCTCCCTTGTTGGCTCCGAAGTGAAGTCCCTGCGCGGCGGACAGGTCTCGTTCAAGGACGGCTATGTCTCCTTTCGCTCCGGCTCCGCCTTCCTGGTGGGCGTGCATATCGCCCCCTACGAAAAGACCGGCATCTACGACCAGCACGCTCCCGAACGCGCCCGGCGGCTTCTTCTGCACAAGCATGAAATCGACATGCTCCAGGCCAAGACCGAACAAAAAGGCCTCTCCGTGGTGCCCATGAAGATGTACTTCAGCCGCGGCAAGGTGAAGGTCCAGCTCGGCCTCGGACGCGGCAAGAACGTCCACTCCAAGAAGCAGGACCTCAAAGACCGCGACATCGCCCGCGACACACAGCGCCAGTTGGCTTCGTATAAGTAGCTTCTTTTTTTTACTTCTTTAGTTTTTTTGCCTCCGGCGGCCGGGGGAAGGGGAGAAGGAAACCCTTTGAAAAAGGGCTTTCCTTCTCCCCTTCCCCCCGACCCCCCTCCCCCCTTACTTACAAAACTTTTTGGGGCGCTTAGGGGGTGTGTGGATGGTCCTGTGAGTTTGGTCCCTTCTTGAAACAGGGATCTTGGTCCTTTGTAGGAAGGTTGAAGCCTTGGTTGTCGACACCCTTGCCGAAGGCACATGAAAAGTTTTGGAGGGTCCAGGGAACCTTTTTCAAAAGGTTCCTTGGCGGGGTCCGGGGCGGCGCCCCGGGTTCCAAGCTTTATGCTGCGGAAATCAGACATAAAAAAAGGAGCCGTCGAGGCTCCTTTTTACATGCGATATGATCGCGGAAATTATTCGTTTGCGGCGAGCTTGCGACGGACTTGTTCGCAGACCTGTCCAGCGTCGCTTTCCTTTTCGGATTCCATGGCGACGGCCAGGAGTTCGAAGAGTTGGTCGTAGTTGAATTCGAGGGTCAGGCTGCCGTTGCTGACGATGCAGCTCTCTTCGCGTTCTTCAAGGCGGTAGGCGCGGCGTTCGCGGGCGTGTCCGATGGCGGAGATGATGCTGTAGGCGAGCTGTTCGTCTTCGGCGCGGTAGAGCTTTTCCATGGTCAACATGCCGGTGTCGTCGTCAAAATACATTTCTTCGCCAATGAGACGGCCGGTAACCTTGAGATCCTCGCCGAAGTCATTGGGCAGGGCAACGTTCAAGATCGGGTCGCTCCCGTCATAACCGCCAACCATTTTTTTCGACATGCCGTTCTCCTTAGTCCAGAGGGAGTTTGAATTGATCCGGCTCGGCCTTCCTCTTGCCTTTGGGGGCCGAGGGCTTCATTCCACTCTCTAAAAATTCCATTAAGGCCGGTTCGGGCACCCGCCACTGGCTGCCGATCTTGACGGCTCGGATGGTGCCGTTCGTAATCAGCCGATAGGCTGTTCTCTGGTGTACCCGCAAATAGTCCGCAACTTCCCGCACGGTAAGCAGCGTGGGCGGTCTGGGCGCATCTGAGTTGTCCATAATGTCTTAATCCGACCTATGATGTTCATTCTTTGACATAGGGTGTCAAAGATTGTCAACAAAGTACACTGTTGTCGCTCTAAGCCTAGAGATTGTCTAGAGATTGCCTTATGAAAAACAATTACAGGACGTTGTTGTTATTTAGGGATTTCATACCAGATTTCGGCTTAAAAAATAATGGGGAAAAACCACGAATTGGACATTTAAGAAACCGCTCTGCTCTTTGGTGGTGGGGAAAAGGCACGATTGCGGAGTCGTTGTTGGACTGTGACTGTAGTTGAAAGCAAAAAGTATAAATTCGATGGGTTACGAATGCTTTTCATGAAGCGGGGCCGCAGGGGGCGGGCAATCGGCACGACTTTGGAGATGTCTGCGGCCGTTGAAGGTGACGCACGAGGCAAAGCCGCGCGGAAAGCGGTCTGAATAAGAGGAATGAGGTCCTGTAAAACACGTTGTGGTTTATTGTGGAATGGGGGTTGGGCTATTTTTGAATCTCATGGACGAGGAGGACTGTGTCGTCCGATTCTTCCAGTTCGTCAAGAAGCACCAGGGTGGCGTCATCCAGGTCATGAACAAGGTGATCGGTCATCTGGGCGAGGATGCGGCGGAAGTAGCGGCGGTCGTTGATGCTCAGGCGTGTGTTGACCACGGCCTGGAGGTCGTCGATGGCGGCCATGACGATCTTGCGCAGGCTTGCGCCCATGGGGGTGAGTACAATGACGGACTGTCGGCGGTCGACCGGGTTGCGTTCGCGGACGAGGAACCCGTCGCGCTCCATCCGCTTGAGGGTATTGGACAAGGTGGCCTGCTCCACGTCCATGGATTCGAGGAGCGTCTTTTGGGTTATGCCATCCTCTTCCCATAGTCTGAAGAACACGTCGAGATACCCCGGCTTGACGCCGTGGGGATCAAGCCGTTTCGACAGACCTTTTGAATAGAGTCGTTGGAAACGGGACATGGCCGGGAAGAAAAGGTGCTCCGGTGCAATTTCCATGATGCCTGCGTGCGTTGGAGTTATGGAGATAAATTATATAGCACGCTGTGCTTTGTTTTACAACGGAGGGTAAATGCAATGATTCAGCTTTACCGTCAAGAGCCGCCGGTATAGTGTGCCGTGGCGTATGGAACCAGGTATCCGGCAGGGTAAAAAAGTATGAATTTGGTGAAACGTTGGAACGCGCAAGGCGGGTACGGAGAGGCGCTGAGCATCGGGCTGCCGCTGGTCGTGAGCATGATTTCCAACACGGCCATGACCTTCACGGACCGTATCTTTCTTGGCAACTACTCTCTTGAAGCGCTGGGTGCCGCCCTTCCGGCCAATGTAATGGCCTTTCTTTTCCTTTCGTTTTTCATGGGCGTGTCCGAATACGTCAATGTCTTCATCGCGCAGTACACCGGCGCATGTCGCCCGGAAAGCGTGGGGCGCGCCCTTTGGCAAGGCATCTGGTTCTGCATTCCCGCCGGGCTTTTTTTGGCCTCGCTCGGATTCATCGCCGATCCCCTCTTCCAGTTGGGCGGTCACCCGGAGGAGCTGCGAAGGCTTGAGGTTGTCTATTTTCAGATTCTCACGGTGGGCAGCCTGCCCTGTCTGCTCGGGCTTTGCCTGTCCAATTTCTTTGCCGGGCGAGGCCTGACCAAGCCGGTCATGCTTATCAGCGTGGGCGGCATTTTCATCAACATTCCGCTGGATTATTGCCTCATCAACGGCGTTGGCCCCTTCCCCGAGATGGGCATCGCCGGAGCGGGTCTGGCGACCGTGATCGGATTTATCGTGCCGTTGATCGTCTATATGGTGCTGATCTTCACGCCCAGGAACGAGCGGAAGTTCAAGGTCCTGTCCGGCTGGCGGTTTGACAGGAAGTTGTTCGGACGGTTCCTGAAGTTCGGGCTGCCCGGCGGAGTCCAGTTTTTCCTGGATATGTTCGCCATTTCCTTTTTCGTCTTCATTGTCGGGCGGTTCGGGGCTGTTGAATTGGCTTCGACCAGCGCAGTCTTTTCCATCTACAATCTCGCCTTCATGCCCACCATCGGCCTGCATGTGGCCGCCAGCATCATGGTCGGCCAGGCCATGGGGGACGGCAATCCGGACCGCGCGGCGTTCGCCACCCATTCGGTGCTTCACCTGGCCCTGGCCTATATGTGCGTCATGGCCGTGGTCTTCTGGGTCATGCCGGAGTACCTGCTCAACCTGTTCCGCGCCAGCGGCGATGCCGGAGCCGATTTCGACGCGGTGTTGCAAATGGGCAGAACGCTTATGCGCTACGCCGCGGTCTTCACCGTGTGCGACGCCGTTGTCATTGTGTACATGGGCGGGCTCAAGGGCGCGGGCGACACACGGTTCATCATGCTTGTCATGGGGACCGCGTCCATCGCCAGCATTGTCATTCCCATGCTCGTGCTGAGCTGGCTGGGCATCACCAATATCCACTGGCCGTGGTTGTTCCTGCTTATCTACGTGATCGTCCTGGCTGTCATCTTTACGGCCCGATTCATTCGCGGTCCGTGGCGGCGCATCGACCTCATAGGCCGCGGCGACGGGCCTGAAATGGGTTGAACCGGGCTGTAGTGTGGGCTAGGCTCGGATAATGAGCCTGCAACATCTTGCCTCTCTCATCGCCGATCGCGCGGGTGAAGGTCGCGCAGCCGTGGCCCTGTCCGGCGGAGTCGACAGCGGGCTGGCGGCCGCCGCCGCGTTCATGGCACTCGGCGACAGAGCCGTGGCCTGCACCGTGTCCAGCGAGCTGACCCCCAAGCGGGACCGGCTCCGCGCGGCTGAAGCGGCCGAGCGAATCGGCATCGAACACCATGTTCTGGATATGTCCGCTCTCGCCTCTTCCGAGGTCCGGCGCAATCTTTCCGACCGTTGTTATCACTGCAAGCGGCTGGTTTTCGGCGCGATGCGCGACGCTGTCGGCGGCGAAAGCCTGTTGATCGACGGGACCAACGCCGAGGACGATCCGGCAAGACCCGGCCTGCGCGCCGTGCGCGAGTTCGGCGTGTATTCCGTCCTTGCCGACGCCGGGCTGGGCAAGTCGGAAATAAGAAGCCTTGCGCGCGAGGCGGGGCTGCCCAACTGGGACGCCCCGTCCGAGAGCTGTCTGGCTACCCGAATTTCCGAAGGCGTAGAGCTTGCGGCCGGGGATTTGGGCCGTGTGGCCGACCTGGAAACCTTTTTACACTCTCTTGGAGCCGACACGGTCAGGGTGCGCCCTGATAATCTGATGGCAACCGTGGAGCATCTTCCGCAGTTTGGCGGAATAATGATGAAAAATCGTGATAAGATCGTGGCCGTTGCGGAGGCGATCGGGTTTGGATCATGCCGATTCAGGGAGTGGAGCTGATGAGCCTGGACCGTCTTCTCGATGAATTCGAGGCCGGGCATGTGTCGCGGGAGAAGTTGAAGAAGGAGCTGCTTCGGCAGTCCTTCATCGAGACCGGCTGCGCCAAGATCGACCAGTTGCGCGAGCTGCGCACAGGCGGTCCCGAGGTGGTCTACTGCGCGGGCAAGAGCCCCGATCAGGTGGCGTCCATATTCGATCATCTCAACCGGCACAACGGACGCGTGCTCGGCACCAAGGCCGAACAGGCCCACTTCGAGGCTGTGCGGGCCGTTGCAAAGGCCCGCTTCGATCCTGTTTCCGGGCTGCTCTCCATAGGTGAGCCGCCTGCCGCTCCGGCGGGCAAGGTGGTGATTGTTTCGGCCGGCACTTCGGATATGCCTGTTGCCGAAGAGGCGGCGGGCACGGCCGAGTTCCTGGGAAGCCGCGTGGAAAGGTATTTCGACTGTGGCGTGGCGGGCATCCACCGGCTCTTCTCCGTCATGGAGGAGCTTAACGGCGCGTCTGTGATCGTGGCCGTGGCGGGCATGGAGGGTGCCCTTCCCTCCGTTGTCGGGGGGCTGGCCCTGCCGCCCATCGTGGCGGTGCCCACCAGCGTGGGGTACGGGGCCAATTTTCAGGGCCTTGCCGCCCTGCTGACCATGATGAACTCGTGCGCCCCGGGCATCGGGGTGGTGAATATCGATAACGGCTTCGGCGCGGGGTATCTCGCGCACAAGATCAACATGCTGGCGTGTGCCGCCAGCGCGGATGACGCCATATGAACACGGTATATCTCGACTGCTCCACTGGAGTGAGCGGCGACATGCTCCTTTCGGCCCTGAGCCATGCCCTTGAGGAATGGCGCGGTCCCGGCCGGGGATTTGCCCACCTGGAAGGCGAATTGGCTCGCCTCGGACTCGACGGCTTCGGCCTTGAATGGACCGAGAAGCGGATCGCGGGCATCCGCACCATGCACGTGGACGTGCTCCAGACGCGGGAGCAGCCCTTGCGCCATTACACGGATCTGTGCCGGATCATCGGGGAAAGCGGTCTGGGCGGCCGAGCCGGAGCCCGAGCCATCGAGGCGTTGCGTCTGCTTGGCGAGGCCGAGGCCAAGGTCCACGGGGTGGATTTGGAACAGGTGCATTTTCATGAAATCGGGGCTGTGGACACCCTTGCGGATATTTGCGGTTCCATGATTCTCCTGGACGCGCTGGAGGCCGATCGGGTGGTTTGCAGCCCGGTTGATCTCGGGTCTGGTTTCGTGGACTGCGCACACGGCAGAATGCCTGTTCCCGCACCGGCTTGCGCGGAACTGGCCAAGGGGCTGGCCACCTTCGGCTCCGACTGCTCAATGGAGCGCGCCACCCCCACCGGCCTGGCCATCTTGCGGACCGTTGCGGAAGGTTTCGGTCCCCTGCCCCTCGGCACCCTCCTCGGCGTGGGCTACGGTTCGGGCGGACGGTCCTCGGATGAACAGCCAACCTATGTCCGGGCCATGGTCCTGGCGAAGGTTTCGGAATAACGGCCGCGGAGTGTCATTGTGCGTGACGACATCAGGGTAATCATCGCCAGATATCGCGAGGACGTGTCCTGGGCCGACAGGTTGGGGTTCGATCACGTGATCTACGACAAGGGCGGCGATTGCGGTCCGTCGGCCCGCGTCCTGCCGAACATAGGGCGGGAGGCTCACACCTATTTCAGCCATATCGTGGCCGAATACGACGCCCTTGCCCCGGTGAACGTTTTCTTGCAGGGCGACCCCTTCGATCATCTCGATGATCGCGGTCGGGCGACGGTCGAGACTCTGCGGGAGCGGCTCGAAGACGTTGCGGACAGGCGCGTGCCCTTCAAAGGGCTGGCCTGGTTCAAGCTCAAAAGCGACGCGCTGGGCAGGCCGCACGACCTGCGAAAGCCCGCCAACAAGGGCCGCTGGGCCGGTTGGGGGCGCGACATCCCGGTGGGCGAGGTGTTCGAGCGTATTTTTGACGCGCCCATGCCACGCGAGATCGTCTGTCGGGCTCCGACGGGCAACTTCTGCGTGACCGGCGAACGCATCCGCACTCGCCCCAGGGCGTTTTATGAGTTCTGTCTCGGGCTCACCGAGGCCGACCCGCGCGACGAGCGCAACACGGGCCACGCCTTCGAGCGGCTGTGGCAGCACATCTTCAACGGCAACACGGCCTGGAATCGGGATTTGTATACATAGAGGAAGACCTACATGCTGCCCCTGAACCTGACCATCGCGGTTTCGTCTCTTTCGGCCCACAAGCTGCGCGCCGTGCTCGCCATGCTCGGGGTGTTCCTGGGCGCGCTGGCCTTTACCGGGGTGCAGCACGTCTCCAAGATCATGGTCCGTCAGGCCGAAATGGAGACTGAAAAGCTCGGCCCCAACCTCTACGCCGTGCTGGCCGGGGCGGTCCGCTTCACCCGGGGCGGAGCCATGCGGATTTCCGGCGGCTCGCGCAACTTCGTTCTGTCCGACGCCCAGGCGCTCA from Pseudodesulfovibrio thermohalotolerans includes the following:
- a CDS encoding biotin transporter BioY; the protein is MTRNALPDSPLASLHKLVWTALSAALIGAGAYLIVPIGPVPVSMQPFFIFLAGYLLGPRHAVLAMALYLLAGTIGLPVFAGGKSGLGYLLGPTGGYLIGFLGTAFVCGLARTREGALPWFRGTLAGLAAVCVAYALGAAWLKTVLDLSWTKAAAVGVLPFIPWDIIKVVAALAAARHMVRLGLTPDGRQA
- a CDS encoding MATE family efflux transporter, yielding MNLVKRWNAQGGYGEALSIGLPLVVSMISNTAMTFTDRIFLGNYSLEALGAALPANVMAFLFLSFFMGVSEYVNVFIAQYTGACRPESVGRALWQGIWFCIPAGLFLASLGFIADPLFQLGGHPEELRRLEVVYFQILTVGSLPCLLGLCLSNFFAGRGLTKPVMLISVGGIFINIPLDYCLINGVGPFPEMGIAGAGLATVIGFIVPLIVYMVLIFTPRNERKFKVLSGWRFDRKLFGRFLKFGLPGGVQFFLDMFAISFFVFIVGRFGAVELASTSAVFSIYNLAFMPTIGLHVAASIMVGQAMGDGNPDRAAFATHSVLHLALAYMCVMAVVFWVMPEYLLNLFRASGDAGADFDAVLQMGRTLMRYAAVFTVCDAVVIVYMGGLKGAGDTRFIMLVMGTASIASIVIPMLVLSWLGITNIHWPWLFLLIYVIVLAVIFTARFIRGPWRRIDLIGRGDGPEMG
- a CDS encoding DUF3431 domain-containing protein; this encodes MRDDIRVIIARYREDVSWADRLGFDHVIYDKGGDCGPSARVLPNIGREAHTYFSHIVAEYDALAPVNVFLQGDPFDHLDDRGRATVETLRERLEDVADRRVPFKGLAWFKLKSDALGRPHDLRKPANKGRWAGWGRDIPVGEVFERIFDAPMPREIVCRAPTGNFCVTGERIRTRPRAFYEFCLGLTEADPRDERNTGHAFERLWQHIFNGNTAWNRDLYT
- a CDS encoding biotin transporter BioY, producing the protein MKTTPLTDIHRLTWTALMAALIGAGAYLNLPIGPVPVSLQTFFVALAGFALGPKRGALAVGLYLLAGIAGLPVFAGGKSGLGHLCGPTGGFLIGFIFYAFIAGLARTDESISWARGFVFGILGMVVLFTMGAAWLKFSLDLTWTRTWAAGVAPFILWGLIKTSLAVITGRHLIRVGLLPMRT
- the smpB gene encoding SsrA-binding protein SmpB, translated to MAKKKKNKTLSPDTIAVNKQARRLYEILETLEAGISLVGSEVKSLRGGQVSFKDGYVSFRSGSAFLVGVHIAPYEKTGIYDQHAPERARRLLLHKHEIDMLQAKTEQKGLSVVPMKMYFSRGKVKVQLGLGRGKNVHSKKQDLKDRDIARDTQRQLASYK
- a CDS encoding HPr family phosphocarrier protein, with amino-acid sequence MTDANNNTDEAPEYLSRKVIVASENGLHARPAGRLAQEAQAFEANISLVHDGQTVDAKSILDILTLAAGPGNMVELRAEGSDAEAALNRLEALFLNKFEEA
- the ptsP gene encoding phosphoenolpyruvate--protein phosphotransferase, which codes for MADTTLTGIPVATGIAIGKAYFVNRNHMANLPRQIVAAEDMPAEIERLHAAFKSVEKELASIREQVPEELKSHGSLIDTHLMMLKDPKLSGSAEKYIETLGLNAAWALEKAVSDQEAAFEAIKDQYIRERMQDVRVVAEKVQIKLMGVKSDLNSISGRAIIMAHDLTPADTVELQVDKIMAFATVRGGKTSHTGIMARSLNIPALVGVGRLEEIHDGDLVIIDGLTGKIVVNPTESELADYNERAALFEDYTRKIRRHCHLPAETFDGSRVMVQANIELVEEVTAVLDNGGEGVGLYRTEYAYLNRTSLPTEEELAEKYIDLAAIMAPRKVVFRTLDLGSDKFISTFGELNETNPAMGLRAIRFCLKNPQLFKTQLRAILRASAYGNVSLMFPMISGVKEIRQAKAWLAQAKAELRREGVKYDPDMPLGTMIELPAAVFIAEFLAHEVDFFSIGTNDLIQYSIGVDRTNRHVSYLYQPLHPATLRAIKLVVDAAHQAGIEVSLCGEVASDPFCVPILLGMGIDSISMTPQAIPGIKRIIRQTNMHDCRLLLKDVLECRTVSRINNLVMDNIFKHFPEEVTFFSSLLENDEQPS
- a CDS encoding PTS system mannose/fructose/sorbose family transporter subunit IID, whose amino-acid sequence is MAVHGFPRLQADTKTMAFLRSFLRCYLAGAAFNTRGMQNIGLMYAMQPGLRAIHQDPKELRTALKRYARHYQSHPFWTPCMVGILLNVETTISAGHFPAHMLSKVRDTTSYTLSAIGDSVFAGSLLIFWALLTICLLLTGYPVAAFLLGLFMFIGLQAFRAYTFAGGVKQGFRFLEKLRRWDLINWGTKVKYANAALLLWLWTLIWPRPYDWWEFVIGLAALMLFGRYVRTGILSRVLAVAVFVGFIELFPWIEALAEHAFGL
- a CDS encoding MarR family winged helix-turn-helix transcriptional regulator, with the translated sequence MEIAPEHLFFPAMSRFQRLYSKGLSKRLDPHGVKPGYLDVFFRLWEEDGITQKTLLESMDVEQATLSNTLKRMERDGFLVRERNPVDRRQSVIVLTPMGASLRKIVMAAIDDLQAVVNTRLSINDRRYFRRILAQMTDHLVHDLDDATLVLLDELEESDDTVLLVHEIQK
- the larB gene encoding nickel pincer cofactor biosynthesis protein LarB, which encodes MPIQGVELMSLDRLLDEFEAGHVSREKLKKELLRQSFIETGCAKIDQLRELRTGGPEVVYCAGKSPDQVASIFDHLNRHNGRVLGTKAEQAHFEAVRAVAKARFDPVSGLLSIGEPPAAPAGKVVIVSAGTSDMPVAEEAAGTAEFLGSRVERYFDCGVAGIHRLFSVMEELNGASVIVAVAGMEGALPSVVGGLALPPIVAVPTSVGYGANFQGLAALLTMMNSCAPGIGVVNIDNGFGAGYLAHKINMLACAASADDAI
- a CDS encoding ATP-dependent sacrificial sulfur transferase LarE, whose translation is MSLQHLASLIADRAGEGRAAVALSGGVDSGLAAAAAFMALGDRAVACTVSSELTPKRDRLRAAEAAERIGIEHHVLDMSALASSEVRRNLSDRCYHCKRLVFGAMRDAVGGESLLIDGTNAEDDPARPGLRAVREFGVYSVLADAGLGKSEIRSLAREAGLPNWDAPSESCLATRISEGVELAAGDLGRVADLETFLHSLGADTVRVRPDNLMATVEHLPQFGGIMMKNRDKIVAVAEAIGFGSCRFREWS
- a CDS encoding LarC family nickel insertion protein, with product MNTVYLDCSTGVSGDMLLSALSHALEEWRGPGRGFAHLEGELARLGLDGFGLEWTEKRIAGIRTMHVDVLQTREQPLRHYTDLCRIIGESGLGGRAGARAIEALRLLGEAEAKVHGVDLEQVHFHEIGAVDTLADICGSMILLDALEADRVVCSPVDLGSGFVDCAHGRMPVPAPACAELAKGLATFGSDCSMERATPTGLAILRTVAEGFGPLPLGTLLGVGYGSGGRSSDEQPTYVRAMVLAKVSE
- a CDS encoding helix-turn-helix domain-containing protein yields the protein MDNSDAPRPPTLLTVREVADYLRVHQRTAYRLITNGTIRAVKIGSQWRVPEPALMEFLESGMKPSAPKGKRKAEPDQFKLPLD